The segment AGGCGGGCGTGGCGCCGTGTCGTGAACCGTGCCGCGTGCGGACACGATCGGGCCGATGCCGCAAACGAGGCTGTCGTCCGGTTGCCTTCGCAACGTTTCAATGACATCCCGGCCAACCGCTCGTCCGCATGGATCGCCGATCGCATTATCGAACCATTTTGGATTTGCCGTCGGATCGACGCGATTCGGGAGTTTTAGGCAATCGGGGAAGGAAGTTCGGCCGGGAATGGAATGTTGCGACCGGCATGCTTGTCGGTGATGTCGCCGGCTGCTTTCGTTCCGGCTTGCGGGGTGTTGTGCGCGGCAACGCGCAACGGAATGACTCGGGGAAACGTACCGGCCCGACACGCATCGACGGCGCCTGGCCGGGCGTGTATTCGGCTTCGTCAGGTTGTCGAACGAAGCGGTCGCGCACATGCAGATGTCCGGCCGGCCTCGCGGCCGGACCGGATCCTTGCCCGACTGCACCGAGCGGTTCGGTGCGCTACCGCGCGGTCACGCTCATGGCGATCGCAACGCCTGCAAGCCCAGCGTCAGCGCGTTGTACGGCATCTCCATGGCCCCCATCGAGAAGCTCGTCGTCTTCGCGGGCGCCCCCGGCGTACGCATCAGCGCGTGCACGATCCGCTCGCTCGCATGACCGTCGCCATACGGATTGCTCGCGCGCGACATTTCCTCGTACGCGCTCTCGCTGTCGAGCAATCGCGACGCCTCCCACACGATCCGCTCCTGATCCGTGCCGACGAGCCGAGCGGTGCCGGCCTGGATCGCTTCGGGCCGCTCGGTCGTCTCGCGCGTGACGAGCACCGGCTTGCCCAGCGCCGGCCCTTCTTCCTGAATGCCGCCCGAATCGGTGATGATGAAATGCGCGCGAGACATCAGGAATACGAACGACAGATATTCCTGCGGCTCGATCAGGTAAATGTTCGGCACGCCACCGAGCCGCGCGCGCGCCGGCTCCCGCACGTTCGGATTCATGTGCAGCGGATAGACGAACTGCGCGTCGCGATAGCGGTTCGCGAGCGTGCACAGCGCGTCGCAGAAATGCTGGAACGGCTCGCCGAAGCTCTCGCGGCGATGGCCGGTGATCAGCACCATGCGCCGCGACGGTTCGAGAAACGGAAAATGTGCGGCGACCTTTTCCCTGAGCGCGGTCGTGCGGTCCAGCATCCGCTTGACCTCGTGCAGCGCATCGATCACGGTATTGCCGGTGAGCGAGACCGCCCCGCCCGGCACGCCCTCGCTGAGCAGGTTGTCGCGGGCTTGCCCGGTCGGTGCGAAATGCCATGACGACACCGCGTCGGTCACGCGGCGATTCAACTCCTCCGGCCACGGCGACCAGATGTCGCCGCTGCGTAAACCGGCCTCGACGTGCCCGACCGGCAGATAGCGATAGAACGCCGCGAGACTGACCGCGAGCGTCGTCGTCGTATCGCCGTGCACCAGCACGACGTCCGGACGCAATTCGTCGAAGACCACGCCGATCGCCTGAAGAATGCCGGTCGTCACGTCGGTCAGCGTCTGGCTTTGCCGCATCAGGTTGAGATCGTAGTCGGGCTTGATGTCGAACAGCGTCAACACCTGATCGAGCATTTCGCGATGCTGCGCGGTCACGCATACCCTGGCGTCGACATCCGCGTGCGCCTTCAGCGCACGCACCAGCGGCGCCATCTTGATGGCCTCCGGCCGAGTCCCGAACACAAGCAAGATCTTTTTCATCGATATCCTCGATTAGCCGCTTTGCGTCGAGCGCCCCGCACATGGCGCAAAGCATGTATTCAGGCGGCACCTCCCGTACTCGTACGCGGTACACACGTCGATGTGTCGCGGGCGAGCGCGCCGTCCTGTCCGCGCGGTCTACGCCACGCGAATCGTCGTACTACCGGCGTCCCGATGCACTACGCAGTCACGTCATGATTCGTTCCTCGCCGTGTCGAGCGTCACGCCTGTTCGTCACGTCACTTCCACTACAGCAATATTCAAACCAGCCGCCCTGCGACCGGGTCCGGTTCGCGCGACGCATGCGGTTCATATGCGGCGTGTTTAGGAATGTTTCACAACTGCTACGGGTGTCGCATCGCCGTACGAGCGCGATACGGATAAACATCCGGCCATGCATGCGATCCATCCGACCACGTCATCCGACGAATGGCGGATTCATGTCGAGCGCCGATTACGAATCGGGCTTCACGCATCTTTCGAAACGCTTTACGACGCCTCGATTCGCACCTTTTGTCTGTGCAGCGAATGGTGCGCAATCGACTGCTGGCCACGGTCATGCATGAAGGATTCCCCCGACACGCAGCGTCTTTCGCATCGTCCGAATCGAAGGGTGGGAAGTGTTTCGAATGTGTAACGCAAATCCGGCACGATGCGATTACATCGGAGTCCGGTCCATTCGGTACAAGTGGCAGGCGGAACTACCCTGCCTTCCCGGTGATACGGACGCAACGATCGACGGTGACGCACCGATAACGCAAAGCCGCGCCCGGCAAGGCGGCAGAGCTTCGGCAGACCAATCGCTCGCTGCATGGCGCGTGCGCGCCGCGACGCCGACGGCGCGCGGTCACGCCGCTTGCGCACAAGCTGATTCGTCGGTGAATCAAAACACGCCGCCGCCACCCGGACCGCACGCGCACCCTGCCCCCCGCCCCTTGCTGCACGAGGCATCTCGACCGATGGCTCACACCTTGCTTATTCCAAGACAGGTGCGTCCCGAAGCACTCGCACGACAGCAGACAGACGGGGACGCCAAAGCAACGAAGCCGGGAGGCGAAGCGACGCGTCCGCGTGGGGCGAACGACATCTGCCCCAGCGCGACGAGCGTGCCGCCGCTTCCCGTTGATATCCGCGCGAACCGCGGGCCGCCTTCAAGCGCTGATGCGACGAACCGGCTCGTGAGCACGAATAGCGGCACCAGCCTCAAGTTCACCCGCGCCAGGGTGCACTGAGCCAAAACGTCGACACGCTCGCCAGGCGCGACACGGCCAACGCCGCGCCCGGCGACGATAGAGAAGGACCACCGCGCAGGAGCCCCGATCATGAACCGGCCCGCGCTTTTCCCGGCCGCGCACGCATGCGCGGCGGCCGCCACCCGGCTGTGCCGCCTGTGGCGCATCGCCTGCTGTGTGGCCGCGAGCGGCCTCGCGCTGCACGCGAGCGCCGCCGAACTCCAGCTCAACGGAATGTACCAACGCCCCGACGGCGCGATCACCGTGCGCCTGAACGGCGCCGGCATCGATCCTTATTTCGCGGCGAAGGCGCTGCTCGCAGCCGCCGATGCGCAACTCGACGCGCATCAGGCCGCTCTTGCGTGGATCGCCTGGCTGTTGCCGCGCCAGCGTCCGGACGGCAGCTTCGATCGCTACTGTGTGAAGAACGGCCAGTACAACGCATGCGTCGAGGCGGACGCCGTCGACGCGATGATGGCGACCTGGATCGAACTGCTCGCCCGCTTCGCACCACCCGACGGCATGCCCGCAGCATGGGAGCTCAGCCTGAACCGCGCAGGCGCGCATCTGGACACCCTGCTCGACAAGCCCGCTGGCGTCTATCAGGTCTCGTCGTCGCAGCACGTCGCGTTGCTGATGGACAACGTCGAGGTGCACAGCGCGTTCCAGGCGCTCGCCGCTTACTACGTCCGGCGCGCCGACTACACGCACGCGGGCCCGTGGAGCCAGCGCGCCGACCGGCTCGCGTCGGCAATCCTGAAGGTGTTCTGGCGCGGTGCGCAATCCGGCTTTCGCGCCAGCACGCAGCAGGTCAGCGATACGAGCTTTTATCCGGCGAAAATCGCGCAAATCTTCCCGCTCCTGTCCGGCATTCAGGTACCCGAAAAATCCAGCGAGACGATCTACGCGCAGTGGATGCAGAAATACGGCAAGACCTGGCAGCAACTCGCCGGCAGTGATTATCCGTGGGGCTTGATCGCGCTGGTCGCTTACAAGATGAACGACTGGAGCACGGTCACCTGCTGGCATGCGCGATCCGGCCCGTACCGCCACGGCCCACACTGGAACGTACTGGAGGAGTCGCTTTATCTGGCATTCGAAAGCCGGATGGCTGCCCCCGTCGCGCCCGCTCAATGCGGATTCACGACGGCTGCGGCAACGGCAACCGCGTTGCGATGACACAAGGTGCGCGCGGTCCATGATGATTGAATGGAAAGGAGACGTGTCATGTGTGGCATCGTCGGCGCGGTCGCGCAACGGGACATCGTCCCGATTCTGATTGAAGGTTTGCGCCGCCTCGAATATCGCGGCTACGATTCATGCGGCGTCGCAACGGTCGTCAACGGCCAGGCGCGCCGCGAGCGCAGCGTGTCGCGCGTCGCCGATCTCGACGCGCACGTGCGCAGCGCCGGCCTGACCGGCAGCACCGGCATCGCGCATACGCGCTGGGCAACCCACGGTGCGCCGGCAACCTGCAATGCTCATCCGATCTTCTCGCGCGATGAAATCGCACTCGTGCACAACGGCATCATCGAGAACCACGAAACGTTGCGCAAGCAACTTTCAGACGAGCACTACGAATTCGACGGCCAGACCGACACCGAAGTCGTCGCCCACCTGATCCACAGCAAGTATCGCGGCGACCTGCTCGCTGCCGTGCGCGATGCAACGTCGCAGCTACACGGCGCCTACGCGATCGCGGTGTTCAGCAAACACGAGCCGCAGCGGCTGATCGGTGCGCGGGTCGGCTCACCGCTCGTCGTCGGCGTGAAGGACGGCGAATGCTTTCTCGCGTCCGACGCGCTCGCGCTCGCCGGCATCACCGACCGC is part of the Burkholderia pyrrocinia genome and harbors:
- the wecB gene encoding non-hydrolyzing UDP-N-acetylglucosamine 2-epimerase, coding for MKKILLVFGTRPEAIKMAPLVRALKAHADVDARVCVTAQHREMLDQVLTLFDIKPDYDLNLMRQSQTLTDVTTGILQAIGVVFDELRPDVVLVHGDTTTTLAVSLAAFYRYLPVGHVEAGLRSGDIWSPWPEELNRRVTDAVSSWHFAPTGQARDNLLSEGVPGGAVSLTGNTVIDALHEVKRMLDRTTALREKVAAHFPFLEPSRRMVLITGHRRESFGEPFQHFCDALCTLANRYRDAQFVYPLHMNPNVREPARARLGGVPNIYLIEPQEYLSFVFLMSRAHFIITDSGGIQEEGPALGKPVLVTRETTERPEAIQAGTARLVGTDQERIVWEASRLLDSESAYEEMSRASNPYGDGHASERIVHALMRTPGAPAKTTSFSMGAMEMPYNALTLGLQALRSP